The DNA segment CAGCAACAGCACTGCCAGCTTCGCAAGAAAGTCTTTGCGGCAGGTGAGCGGATAAGCTAGAAATGTACGCCAGGAAAGCGGTGGTTCCCCCTCCCATGCAATCAGATACAAGATGCTTAAAAACAGAAAGGATGCCAGAACTGCGGCTGCCTGTATCTGAAGCTCCTGTAAGCGTGCACTATTATCGCCTACTGTAACATTGTAGGACTGTATACCGCTGCAATAGACATACAAAAGCAGCGCCAAGGGAACCAGATACTGCCATTTCCTGCTGCGTAAAATACGCAGAAGCTCATAACGTATCATACCGCATCCTCCTCCAGCTGGAAGAATTGTGTGATTTCCATATGGTTTTTGGTATCTAGTATCAGCCGATGACCATCCAGGACAAGCAAACGGTCAGCTATCGGTACAATACCGGCTGCAGTGTGACTGGTAATCAGGAATACTGTATCCTGAGATTTCTTACGAATCAGCTCACACAGGCATTCACTGCTTTTCGCATCAATGGCAACAAACGGCTCATCCATGATAATCATATCCGCATTACTGAGCAGAATGCAGGCAATCCCCGCTTTCTGTTCTTGCCCGGAGCTGCACTGATCAATGCGTTGCTCCAGATAATCAATGGATAGCGCCTGCAGAACCTCCTGCACTGCCTTATCCTGTAAGTTTAGATTTTTGCCATGAAAGGAACGGTAAAAATAACGCAGATTTTCCAGTACCGTCAGATGCCGATACAGGGGATGCGAAAACGGCAGATAGCCAATCGTCATTTCTGTTCGCTCAATGGTGCCATAATCTAAAGGAAGAAATCCGCAAAGCACATTCAGAAGTGTACTTTTACCGGCTCCGTTTTTACCAGTCAGCAGAATGCAGCCATCCCCTTGCTGTATGGTAAGATTCAAATCCTCCAAAATCCAGTCCGTATCATAGGCAAAGCATACCTTATTCAGCGTGATCTGTTTCATTTTGCCCTCTCCTTTCCTCATACAGGCTGCGCAGTCTTCGAATTCCCAAAAATAACAAATAGTCTAAAGGACTTTCCAGACGGGAGGATGCTCTGCCGATGACATAAAACACATGACCAAGCAGCAGAAATCCAATGACAGGATATGGCATATATTCATTATCAAGCAAAAGTGTCGCAAGCATGACCTCCACTACAATAAAGGAAGATACGCTATACTTAGCAGACTGTGGTTCCTGGATATCTTGCCACGCTGCTTCCATCTCCTGATCTACAGTCTGGAGAAGCTCTGTATTCTTCTCCTCCAAAAGTCCTGCAACTTTTTCCATATAAAAATTTTGCAGCTCACATTGTGCGAGCTTTTTTTCCAGCTGCTCCCTTTGCGTATCCAGTAGCTGCAGCTTCTTTTCCTGTAACAGCAGCTGCATATCCGCAAGTGACACATCCATTCTGCGCAATATTTTTATGAGCATCAGCATTCGGACATGCTCCTGTGTGTAACAGCGGTATCCGCTCTCATCCCTTGCAATATGCAGCAACCCTTTCTTCTCATACAAATTGATTGCTTTCCTACTTAATCCGGTTATACATACAACCTCCTGAATCCTCATACCATATCACCTCATATTTGAGGTTATTGTACAGCAGTCCCCAGG comes from the Erysipelotrichaceae bacterium 66202529 genome and includes:
- a CDS encoding ATP-binding cassette domain-containing protein, whose translation is MKQITLNKVCFAYDTDWILEDLNLTIQQGDGCILLTGKNGAGKSTLLNVLCGFLPLDYGTIERTEMTIGYLPFSHPLYRHLTVLENLRYFYRSFHGKNLNLQDKAVQEVLQALSIDYLEQRIDQCSSGQEQKAGIACILLSNADMIIMDEPFVAIDAKSSECLCELIRKKSQDTVFLITSHTAAGIVPIADRLLVLDGHRLILDTKNHMEITQFFQLEEDAV
- a CDS encoding MerR family transcriptional regulator, which gives rise to MRIQEVVCITGLSRKAINLYEKKGLLHIARDESGYRCYTQEHVRMLMLIKILRRMDVSLADMQLLLQEKKLQLLDTQREQLEKKLAQCELQNFYMEKVAGLLEEKNTELLQTVDQEMEAAWQDIQEPQSAKYSVSSFIVVEVMLATLLLDNEYMPYPVIGFLLLGHVFYVIGRASSRLESPLDYLLFLGIRRLRSLYEERRGQNETDHAE